A window of Streptomyces puniciscabiei contains these coding sequences:
- a CDS encoding M4 family metallopeptidase: MRPHRRLPHKRATAGAALVSAAAFLALGVQAAPAVAKPAAPHPGPLRTGGLEARLSPAEHQALISSAQQKTAATARTLGLGAKEKLVVKDVVKDNDGTLHTRYERTYAGLPVLGGDLVVHTPPASLAAGAVTTTFNNKHRIQVASTTATFAKSAAEAKALRTAKALDAKKPATDSARKVIWAGTGTPRLAWETVVSGFQDDGTPSRLHVITDATTGKELYRFQAIETGVGNTHYSGQVTLTTTQSGSTYTLNDTTRGGHKTYNLNHGTSGTGTLFSQSNDTWGDGTNSNAATAGADAHYGAQETWDFYKNTFGRSGIRNDGVAAYSRVHYSSNYVNAFWDDSCFCMTYGDGSNNNDPLTSLDVAGHEMSHGVTANTAGLDYSGESGGLNEATSDIMGTGVEFYANNSADPGDYLIGEKININGDGTPLRYMDKPSKDGSSADSWYSGVGGLDVHYSSGPANHMFYLLSEGSGTKVINGVTYNSPTSDGVAVTGIGRDAALKIWYKALTTYMTSSTDYAGARTAALNAAAALYGANSTQYAGVGNAFAGINVGSHITPPSSGVTVTNPGNQTSTVGTAVSLQVQASSTNSGALSYSASGLPAGLSINSSTGLITGTPTTAGTYNTTVTVTDSTGATGTATFTWTVNSSGGGGCTSTQLLSNPGFESGGSGWSATSGVITTDTGEAAHGGSYKAWLDGYGSSHTDTLSQSVTIPAGCKATLTFYLHIDTSETTTSTQYDKLTVTAGSKTLATYSNLNAASGYGQKTFDLSSLAGQTVTLKFNGVEDSSLQTSFVVDDTALTTG, from the coding sequence GTGAGACCCCACAGACGCCTTCCCCACAAGCGTGCCACGGCAGGAGCCGCCCTGGTCTCCGCCGCGGCCTTCCTCGCCCTCGGCGTGCAGGCCGCCCCGGCCGTCGCCAAGCCGGCCGCTCCCCACCCCGGCCCGCTGCGCACCGGCGGCCTGGAGGCCAGGCTCAGCCCGGCCGAGCACCAGGCGCTGATCAGCAGCGCCCAGCAGAAGACCGCCGCGACCGCCCGCACCCTGGGGCTCGGGGCGAAGGAGAAGCTGGTCGTCAAGGACGTCGTCAAGGACAACGACGGCACCCTGCACACCCGCTACGAGCGCACCTACGCCGGACTTCCCGTCCTCGGCGGCGACCTCGTCGTGCACACCCCGCCGGCCTCCCTCGCCGCGGGCGCCGTGACCACCACCTTCAACAACAAGCACAGGATCCAGGTCGCCTCCACCACCGCGACCTTCGCCAAGTCGGCCGCCGAGGCCAAGGCGTTGAGGACCGCCAAGGCCCTCGACGCGAAGAAGCCCGCCACCGACAGCGCCCGCAAGGTGATCTGGGCCGGTACCGGCACCCCGAGGCTCGCCTGGGAGACGGTCGTCAGCGGCTTCCAGGACGACGGCACGCCCAGCCGGCTGCACGTCATCACCGACGCCACCACCGGCAAGGAGCTGTACCGCTTCCAGGCGATCGAGACCGGCGTCGGCAACACCCACTACAGCGGGCAGGTCACGCTGACCACGACCCAGTCGGGCTCGACGTACACGCTCAACGACACCACGCGCGGCGGCCACAAGACGTACAACCTGAACCACGGCACCTCGGGCACCGGGACGCTGTTCTCGCAGAGCAACGACACCTGGGGCGACGGCACCAACTCCAACGCCGCCACCGCGGGCGCGGACGCCCACTACGGGGCGCAGGAGACCTGGGACTTCTACAAGAACACCTTCGGCCGCAGCGGCATCCGCAACGACGGTGTCGCGGCCTACAGCCGCGTCCACTACAGCAGCAACTACGTCAACGCCTTCTGGGACGACAGCTGCTTCTGCATGACCTATGGCGACGGCTCGAACAACAACGACCCGCTGACCTCGCTCGACGTGGCCGGCCACGAGATGAGCCACGGTGTCACCGCCAACACCGCGGGCCTGGACTACAGCGGTGAGTCCGGCGGCCTGAACGAGGCCACCAGCGACATCATGGGCACCGGCGTGGAGTTCTACGCGAACAACTCCGCCGACCCCGGTGACTACCTCATCGGCGAGAAGATCAACATCAACGGCGACGGCACCCCGCTGCGCTACATGGACAAGCCCAGCAAGGACGGCAGCTCCGCCGACAGCTGGTACTCCGGCGTCGGCGGTCTGGACGTGCACTACTCCTCGGGCCCGGCGAACCACATGTTCTACCTGCTCTCCGAGGGCAGCGGCACCAAGGTCATCAATGGTGTGACCTACAACAGCCCGACCTCCGACGGCGTCGCCGTCACCGGCATCGGACGCGACGCCGCCCTGAAGATCTGGTACAAGGCGCTGACGACGTACATGACGTCGAGCACCGACTACGCGGGCGCCCGCACCGCCGCCCTGAACGCGGCAGCCGCCCTGTACGGCGCCAACTCCACGCAGTACGCGGGCGTCGGCAACGCCTTCGCCGGCATCAACGTGGGCAGCCACATCACACCGCCGAGCAGCGGAGTGACGGTCACCAACCCGGGCAACCAGACCTCGACCGTCGGCACCGCAGTGAGCCTGCAGGTCCAGGCGAGCAGCACCAACAGCGGAGCGCTGTCCTACAGCGCCTCCGGCCTGCCCGCGGGCCTGTCGATCAACAGCTCCACCGGCCTGATCACCGGCACGCCCACCACGGCGGGCACCTACAACACCACGGTGACGGTGACCGACTCCACCGGCGCCACCGGTACGGCGACCTTCACCTGGACGGTCAACTCCAGCGGCGGCGGCGGTTGCACCTCGACCCAGCTGCTGAGCAACCCGGGCTTCGAGTCCGGAGGCAGCGGCTGGAGCGCGACCAGCGGTGTCATCACCACCGACACCGGTGAGGCGGCCCACGGCGGCTCCTACAAGGCCTGGCTCGACGGCTACGGCTCCTCGCACACCGACACGCTGTCCCAGTCGGTGACCATCCCCGCGGGCTGCAAGGCGACCCTGACCTTCTACCTGCACATCGACACCTCGGAGACCACCACCAGCACCCAGTACGACAAGCTGACGGTGACCGCGGGTTCGAAGACCCTCGCGACCTACTCGAACCTCAACGCGGCCTCCGGGTACGGCCAGAAGACCTTCGACCTGTCCTCGCTGGCGGGCCAGACGGTCACCCTGAAGTTCAACGGCGTGGAGGACTCCTCGCTGCAGACCAGCTTCGTCGTGGACGACACCGCCCTGACGACCGGCTGA
- a CDS encoding SDR family NAD(P)-dependent oxidoreductase gives MRMERGDRPVALVTGSTSGIGEAVARRLAADGMRVVVHSRSSTAAGEALARELGGVYVRADLAAEEEARGLVAAALDRHGRLDVLVNNAGISRQIPHDDLAAAAPADWRQLLEVNLIAPWVLCTAALPALRESPAGGSIVNVTSHAGVRPKGASVPYAASKAALNHVTRLLAAALAPGVRVNAVAPGLVDTPMTKDWTQAHELWHERAPMRRPAQPADVADLVASVIASTYLTGEVILLDGGLNLT, from the coding sequence ATGAGAATGGAACGAGGAGACCGGCCCGTCGCCCTGGTCACCGGGTCCACGTCGGGGATCGGGGAAGCGGTCGCACGGCGGCTGGCGGCGGACGGCATGCGGGTGGTCGTGCACTCGCGGAGCAGTACCGCGGCCGGGGAGGCGCTGGCCCGCGAGCTCGGCGGGGTGTACGTGCGCGCGGACCTGGCGGCGGAGGAGGAGGCCCGCGGGCTGGTGGCGGCGGCGCTCGACCGGCACGGGCGGCTGGACGTGCTGGTGAACAACGCCGGCATCAGCCGGCAGATCCCCCACGACGACCTGGCCGCGGCCGCCCCGGCGGACTGGCGGCAGCTGCTGGAGGTCAACCTGATCGCGCCATGGGTGCTGTGCACCGCGGCTCTTCCGGCACTCCGCGAGTCCCCTGCGGGTGGCAGCATCGTGAACGTCACGAGCCACGCCGGCGTGCGCCCCAAGGGCGCCTCCGTGCCGTACGCGGCGAGCAAGGCGGCGCTGAACCATGTCACCCGGCTGCTCGCGGCCGCGCTCGCGCCCGGCGTGCGGGTCAACGCGGTGGCGCCGGGGCTCGTGGACACGCCCATGACCAAGGACTGGACCCAGGCACACGAACTGTGGCACGAGCGCGCACCCATGCGCCGCCCGGCCCAGCCCGCCGACGTCGCCGACCTCGTGGCATCCGTGATCGCCAGTACCTATCTGACAGGCGAAGTCATCCTGCTCGACGGCGGATTGAACCTGACCTGA
- a CDS encoding DUF1905 domain-containing protein — translation MELAFAGRVVEWRGPAPYYFVAVPDAESADIRDVAAPASYGWGVIPVEARIGGTDFTTSLFPKDGGYLLPLKSAVRRPEGLAPGDEVTVAMTVRL, via the coding sequence ATGGAACTCGCCTTCGCCGGACGGGTCGTGGAGTGGCGGGGGCCGGCGCCGTACTACTTCGTCGCCGTGCCGGACGCGGAGTCCGCCGACATCCGTGACGTGGCCGCGCCGGCCAGTTACGGCTGGGGCGTGATCCCGGTCGAGGCCAGAATCGGCGGCACGGACTTCACCACGTCCCTCTTCCCCAAGGACGGCGGATACCTGCTGCCGCTCAAGAGCGCCGTGCGCCGGCCGGAGGGCCTCGCGCCGGGTGACGAGGTGACCGTCGCGATGACGGTACGTCTGTGA
- a CDS encoding metallophosphoesterase family protein — protein MSDSSRDTAQGAGWGPAEPGAYKQLMPDHVEKLSWLNPRTLWAARNGVLASWFGDPTGRTRSRWVARRQAAGAPADKVIEQQTGDRFSFMVIGDTGEGDDPQYAVVPGFLKASQGTDFAVIASDVIYPVGSTEDYGSKFFRPYQDYPAPIYAIPGNHDWYEDLGAFMRVFCADTPPLDPEPRPRPLGRAWWRSLLWHRPRPADEQRLAAARELRSAPAQQAVQPGPYWAIDAGPVRIVGIDTGLLGTIDAEQGAWLREVSRGPRPKILITGSPLYVDGEHHPCAIEGGGTVDAIVRDPEHRYVAAIGGDIHNYQRYPVDVDGRTVQYVVAGGGGAFMHATHTIPRISVAGVTERDFRCYPLRGDSLAFYSRLYGRRLLLRRLFTLTEAEATAVVADRLGIEPGRKPAPDARVTRRTRLVASLLGAGGRPDRTSRVRLPVRKAYTQLFSPGSATYSPPFFKCFLRLDVAPDAVRLRCFAATGNRAQELDPPVEDEVVIPLK, from the coding sequence GTGTCTGACTCCTCGCGCGATACCGCACAGGGCGCCGGCTGGGGCCCGGCCGAGCCCGGCGCCTACAAGCAGCTGATGCCGGACCACGTGGAGAAGCTGTCGTGGCTGAATCCACGGACGCTGTGGGCCGCCCGCAACGGCGTGCTGGCCTCCTGGTTCGGCGACCCCACGGGTCGCACCCGCAGCCGCTGGGTGGCGCGCCGGCAGGCGGCCGGGGCACCCGCCGACAAGGTGATCGAGCAGCAGACCGGCGACCGGTTCTCCTTCATGGTCATCGGCGACACCGGCGAGGGGGACGACCCGCAGTACGCCGTGGTGCCCGGGTTCCTGAAAGCGAGTCAGGGCACGGACTTCGCGGTGATCGCGAGCGATGTGATCTATCCCGTCGGCAGCACCGAAGACTACGGCAGCAAGTTCTTCCGCCCCTACCAGGACTATCCGGCCCCGATCTATGCGATTCCGGGCAACCACGACTGGTACGAGGATCTCGGCGCCTTCATGCGCGTCTTCTGCGCCGACACCCCGCCGCTCGACCCCGAGCCCCGGCCTCGCCCGCTCGGCCGCGCCTGGTGGCGGTCCCTGCTGTGGCACCGGCCCCGGCCGGCCGACGAGCAGCGGCTCGCCGCCGCCCGGGAGTTGCGGTCCGCACCCGCCCAGCAGGCCGTGCAGCCGGGACCGTACTGGGCGATCGACGCGGGTCCGGTGCGGATCGTCGGCATCGACACCGGTCTGCTCGGTACGATCGACGCCGAACAGGGCGCCTGGCTGCGCGAGGTGTCCCGGGGCCCCAGACCGAAGATCCTGATCACCGGTTCGCCGCTGTACGTCGACGGCGAGCACCACCCGTGCGCGATCGAGGGCGGCGGGACGGTCGACGCCATCGTCCGGGACCCGGAGCACCGCTATGTGGCCGCGATCGGCGGCGACATCCACAACTACCAGCGCTATCCGGTCGACGTGGACGGCCGCACCGTCCAGTACGTCGTCGCGGGCGGCGGCGGGGCGTTCATGCACGCCACGCACACCATCCCGCGGATCTCGGTCGCGGGTGTCACCGAGCGGGACTTCCGCTGCTACCCCCTGCGCGGCGATTCCCTGGCCTTCTACAGCCGCCTGTACGGCCGCCGGCTGCTGTTGCGCCGCTTGTTCACCCTGACCGAGGCGGAGGCCACGGCGGTCGTCGCCGACCGCCTCGGCATCGAGCCGGGCCGCAAGCCCGCCCCCGACGCCCGGGTCACCCGGCGCACCCGGCTGGTCGCGAGCCTCCTCGGCGCCGGTGGCCGCCCCGACCGTACGTCCCGGGTCCGGCTGCCCGTGCGCAAGGCCTACACCCAGCTGTTCTCGCCCGGCTCGGCGACCTACAGCCCGCCGTTCTTCAAGTGCTTCCTGCGGCTGGACGTGGCCCCGGACGCGGTCCGGCTGCGCTGCTTCGCCGCGACCGGCAACCGGGCACAGGAGCTCGATCCGCCGGTCGAGGACGAGGTCGTCATTCCCCTGAAGTGA
- a CDS encoding LLM class flavin-dependent oxidoreductase, which yields MPPTPRPLRKLGFLTIGLFDPADPALGHQSTLEIIELGERLGFDSAWLRHRHLQYGISSPVAVLAAASQRTRRIELGTAVIPLGWENPLRLAEDLATVDVLSGGRLNPGVSVGPPMHFEQVKDALYPDTADTEDFSYERVRRLLDLVRGKPATDFSGVEGFEVFSDVVQPHSPGLGRRLWYGGGSLGSARWAGEHGMNFLTSSVVKAEQPDGPWDFAEIQLSLIREFRDRHPDGEAARVSQGLVVIPTDSASDEQRAKYEAYVAKRLPRTASPQGPGRLLFAPDLVGTSEEIAERLHAHAAFREVDEVAFALPFTFDHEDYVQILTDMATKLGPALGWKPAG from the coding sequence ATGCCGCCCACGCCCCGCCCGCTGCGCAAGCTGGGCTTCCTCACCATCGGCCTGTTCGACCCGGCGGATCCGGCCCTGGGGCACCAGTCCACGCTGGAGATCATCGAGCTGGGTGAGCGGCTCGGCTTCGACAGCGCCTGGCTGCGCCACCGCCACCTGCAGTACGGCATCTCCTCCCCGGTCGCCGTCCTCGCCGCCGCCTCCCAGCGCACCCGCCGCATCGAGCTGGGCACCGCGGTGATCCCGCTGGGCTGGGAGAACCCACTGCGTCTCGCCGAGGACCTGGCGACGGTGGACGTCCTGTCCGGGGGCCGGCTGAACCCGGGCGTCAGCGTGGGCCCGCCGATGCACTTCGAACAGGTCAAGGACGCCCTGTACCCGGACACCGCCGACACCGAGGACTTCTCCTACGAGCGGGTGCGGCGGCTGCTGGACCTGGTGCGGGGCAAGCCCGCGACCGACTTCAGCGGGGTCGAGGGCTTCGAGGTGTTCTCCGATGTGGTCCAGCCGCATTCCCCGGGACTCGGCCGGCGGCTGTGGTACGGCGGCGGGAGCCTGGGCTCGGCGCGCTGGGCGGGCGAGCACGGCATGAACTTCCTGACCAGCAGCGTGGTCAAGGCGGAACAGCCGGACGGGCCATGGGACTTCGCCGAGATCCAGCTCTCCCTCATCCGGGAGTTCCGCGACCGTCACCCCGACGGCGAGGCGGCCCGGGTCTCGCAGGGCCTGGTCGTGATACCCACTGACTCGGCGAGCGACGAGCAGCGCGCCAAGTACGAGGCGTACGTGGCCAAGCGGCTGCCCCGGACGGCCTCACCGCAGGGCCCGGGCCGGCTGCTGTTCGCCCCGGACCTGGTCGGCACCTCCGAGGAGATCGCCGAACGGCTGCACGCACACGCCGCGTTCCGGGAGGTGGACGAGGTGGCCTTCGCACTGCCGTTCACCTTCGACCACGAGGACTACGTACAGATCCTCACGGACATGGCGACGAAGCTGGGCCCCGCGCTGGGGTGGAAGCCGGCCGGCTGA
- a CDS encoding NADP-dependent oxidoreductase has translation MRAVRFSRFGGPEVLEIVDLPDPRPGAGEIRIKVCAAGINASDWKKRQGLMDRELPQTLGHEAAGIVDEIGDDVSGVAVGDRVFGASPYGAAQAESAVLSDWAPVPASLDCARSAAIPAAAETAARSLDQLGVTAGSTVLINGASGSVGSAAVQLAVERGARVIGTGSPGTHDALRSLGAEPVAYGDGMPERVRQIMPSGVDFALDVAGSGVLPELAELAGAPERVITVADLRGARQTGIRFSRGDTGRATYALAQVAHMAETGRFSVQVGRTFPLTEVAHAHRVGEAGTVRGKLVLLVD, from the coding sequence GTGAGGGCAGTACGGTTCAGCCGGTTCGGCGGCCCGGAGGTTCTTGAGATCGTCGACCTCCCCGATCCCCGTCCCGGCGCCGGAGAGATACGGATCAAGGTCTGTGCCGCGGGGATCAACGCCAGCGACTGGAAAAAGCGTCAGGGCCTGATGGACCGGGAACTGCCACAGACCCTGGGCCATGAGGCCGCGGGCATCGTCGACGAGATCGGCGACGATGTCTCGGGTGTCGCGGTTGGCGACCGGGTCTTCGGAGCCTCACCGTACGGAGCCGCCCAAGCGGAGTCGGCCGTGCTGTCCGATTGGGCGCCGGTCCCGGCCTCGCTCGACTGTGCGAGGTCCGCGGCGATCCCCGCGGCAGCCGAGACCGCGGCGCGCTCGCTCGACCAGCTCGGTGTCACAGCGGGCAGCACCGTGCTCATCAACGGGGCATCCGGCAGCGTCGGGAGTGCCGCAGTCCAACTCGCCGTGGAGCGCGGTGCGCGCGTCATCGGCACGGGTAGTCCGGGCACGCACGATGCCCTCCGCTCGCTCGGGGCCGAGCCGGTGGCATACGGCGACGGGATGCCGGAACGAGTCCGGCAGATCATGCCGTCGGGTGTCGATTTCGCACTGGACGTCGCCGGCAGCGGCGTCCTTCCCGAACTCGCGGAACTCGCGGGCGCGCCCGAGCGTGTGATCACGGTCGCCGACTTGCGCGGCGCGCGGCAGACGGGCATCCGCTTCAGCCGCGGCGACACCGGCCGCGCCACCTACGCGCTGGCCCAGGTCGCCCACATGGCGGAAACGGGACGATTCTCCGTCCAGGTCGGCCGGACCTTCCCCTTGACCGAGGTGGCCCACGCCCACCGCGTCGGCGAAGCCGGGACGGTGCGCGGCAAGCTCGTGCTGCTCGTGGACTGA
- a CDS encoding TauD/TfdA dioxygenase family protein — MTTHRATADQTERAEGVEPKVPGVAVTPAAGHIGAEITGVDLAGPLDDAVVALIRRTLLRWKVVFFRGQDLDHAGHVAFARRFGEPVVLGRRGSASPAGFPEVETTADRLELGGRFGMEHEEWLRRRRHTLLRGWHCDHGARIDPPAATILRAETVPPYGGDTTWANLAAAYAGLSAPVRAFVDGLRAEHRLGVGYQPRPGDDAYLRHLLDHQVASVHPLVRVHPETGERVLFVNGYYLEQITDVSRPESAALLEMLLEQAVRPEYTVRFRWERGSVAFWDNRATIHLAPSDHAHVGSARIMHRVMLAGEVPVGVDGRRSEAVVGTEPGRW; from the coding sequence ATGACGACGCACAGGGCCACCGCGGATCAGACGGAGCGGGCCGAGGGCGTGGAGCCGAAGGTTCCAGGCGTGGCGGTGACGCCGGCCGCCGGGCACATCGGCGCCGAGATCACCGGCGTCGACCTCGCCGGGCCGCTGGACGACGCCGTGGTGGCCCTGATCCGGCGGACCCTGCTGCGCTGGAAGGTGGTGTTCTTCCGCGGACAGGACCTCGACCACGCCGGGCACGTCGCCTTCGCCCGCCGGTTCGGCGAACCCGTCGTGCTCGGCCGGCGGGGCAGCGCCTCACCGGCCGGCTTCCCCGAGGTGGAGACCACCGCCGACCGGCTGGAGCTGGGCGGGCGGTTCGGCATGGAGCACGAGGAGTGGCTGCGGCGCCGCCGGCACACCCTGCTGCGCGGCTGGCACTGCGACCACGGCGCCCGGATCGACCCGCCCGCCGCGACCATCCTGCGCGCCGAGACCGTCCCGCCGTACGGCGGCGACACCACCTGGGCCAACCTGGCCGCCGCCTACGCCGGCCTGTCCGCACCGGTCCGCGCCTTCGTGGACGGGCTGCGCGCCGAGCACCGGCTCGGCGTGGGCTACCAGCCCCGGCCCGGCGACGACGCCTACCTTCGTCATCTCCTCGACCACCAGGTGGCCTCGGTGCACCCGCTGGTCCGGGTGCATCCGGAGACGGGGGAGCGGGTGCTGTTCGTCAACGGCTACTACCTGGAACAGATCACCGACGTCTCCCGCCCGGAGAGCGCGGCACTGCTGGAGATGCTGCTGGAGCAGGCCGTCCGCCCCGAGTACACCGTCCGCTTCCGCTGGGAGCGGGGCAGCGTCGCCTTCTGGGACAACCGGGCCACCATCCACCTGGCTCCGAGCGACCACGCCCACGTCGGCTCCGCCCGCATCATGCACCGGGTGATGCTCGCGGGGGAGGTGCCGGTGGGGGTGGACGGGAGGCGGTCGGAGGCGGTGGTGGGCACGGAACCGGGCCGCTGGTGA
- a CDS encoding glycoside hydrolase family 32 protein → MRGPTRRSLFAATAAGAGAALLPAAPAGAGPHPRPKSARSCLSYRAGYHFTVPDQWKNDPQRPVWIDGEYHYYYLYNADYLDGGEVGTAWRLATSTDLVSFTDRGIAVPKDTTVNGDVWSGSAVVDSGDTAGFGAGAVVAVVTMSPGGGTDHQEQFLYHSTDGGRTFTNYGTGPVLASPGVGADFRDPKVIRDEDHDRWVMVLAQGDRVGFYHSADLKSWTHAGGYVKDGIGVLECPDLFRITADDGTAKWVLGASADGTGSGQPATYAYWTGSFDGGSFTPDSPDPQWLDHGWDWYAAVTFEKRRADGSPDPAARYALGWLNNWAYAHTTPTIDADGFNGTDSIVREITLVKSASGSYYLASRPVPALDSYVSRTVNLGDLTVDGTRLLDYSGISYELTTEITWSRLTGAGVQLRRSPDGGRHVDAGVWSDYAFLNRRGTVGPDTSGNRQESRTPFDPGAGRVRLRILVDRTSVEMFVDDGRYVHSSEVFPYLVDDRLALFAAGGTAVFRNTVVREFAV, encoded by the coding sequence ATGCGTGGCCCGACCAGAAGATCCCTCTTCGCCGCGACCGCCGCCGGAGCCGGCGCGGCACTGCTGCCCGCGGCACCCGCCGGCGCCGGGCCGCATCCGAGACCCAAGTCGGCGCGGAGCTGCCTGAGTTACCGCGCGGGCTACCACTTCACGGTTCCCGACCAGTGGAAGAACGACCCCCAGCGCCCGGTGTGGATCGACGGCGAGTACCACTACTACTACCTCTACAACGCCGACTACCTCGACGGCGGCGAGGTGGGCACCGCCTGGCGCCTGGCCACCAGCACCGACCTGGTCTCCTTCACCGACCGGGGGATCGCCGTGCCCAAGGACACCACCGTCAACGGCGACGTCTGGTCGGGCTCGGCCGTGGTCGACAGCGGCGACACGGCCGGCTTCGGCGCGGGTGCGGTGGTCGCCGTCGTCACGATGTCACCCGGCGGCGGCACCGACCACCAGGAGCAGTTCCTGTACCACTCCACGGACGGCGGCCGGACGTTCACGAACTACGGCACCGGCCCCGTACTGGCCAGTCCGGGTGTGGGCGCCGACTTCCGCGATCCGAAGGTGATCCGCGACGAGGACCACGACCGCTGGGTGATGGTCCTCGCCCAGGGCGACAGGGTCGGTTTCTACCATTCGGCCGACCTCAAGTCCTGGACCCACGCGGGCGGTTACGTCAAGGACGGCATCGGTGTGCTCGAATGCCCCGACCTGTTCAGGATCACCGCCGACGACGGCACGGCGAAGTGGGTGCTGGGGGCGAGCGCGGACGGCACCGGGTCCGGGCAGCCGGCCACGTACGCCTACTGGACCGGCTCCTTCGACGGCGGTTCGTTCACCCCCGACTCCCCCGACCCGCAGTGGCTCGACCACGGCTGGGACTGGTACGCGGCGGTCACCTTCGAAAAACGGCGGGCGGACGGCTCACCGGACCCGGCCGCGCGCTACGCCCTCGGCTGGCTCAACAACTGGGCGTACGCCCACACCACACCCACGATCGACGCGGACGGATTCAACGGCACCGACTCGATCGTCCGCGAGATCACGCTGGTGAAGTCCGCCTCCGGCTCCTACTACCTGGCCTCCCGCCCCGTCCCCGCGCTCGACTCCTACGTCTCGCGCACCGTGAACCTCGGCGACCTCACCGTCGACGGCACCCGCCTCCTCGACTACTCGGGCATCTCCTACGAGCTGACGACGGAGATCACCTGGTCCCGACTCACCGGAGCGGGCGTGCAGTTGCGCCGCTCACCCGACGGCGGCCGGCACGTCGACGCGGGGGTGTGGAGCGACTACGCCTTCCTCAACCGGCGCGGCACCGTGGGCCCCGACACGAGTGGCAACCGGCAGGAGAGCCGTACGCCCTTCGACCCCGGCGCGGGCCGGGTCAGGCTGCGCATCCTGGTGGACCGCACCTCGGTCGAGATGTTCGTGGACGACGGCCGGTACGTGCACTCCAGCGAGGTGTTCCCGTATCTGGTGGACGACCGGCTGGCCCTCTTCGCGGCCGGCGGCACGGCGGTGTTCCGGAACACGGTCGTCCGGGAGTTCGCCGTGTGA
- a CDS encoding ABC transporter substrate-binding protein, which yields MTDSHLSRRALLRYGAYGAGAAALAGTAASWDRLTGADIPGRDDGSLVVATLGSAFSPDGIRALVTGFRRLHPDIKVRINAVQAVDWSDFFAKILTQIAAGTAPDLVYVATEGVQLFARHLGVALDRWVQRDAAELTEYFADVHPSLVESMMYEGSLYQLPIEFNAADMYLNTRVVRRAGADLPADGWTRDDFTALLRRMKKANDAHFTPYFWTNRLWGGVVPWLFANGTNLLAESKAPGGRWLWDAFYPAAQRQGRGGGFRWTTPQATGARVEEAYDYLAALIEEGLCTRPEGGNGQNLIGVFSTGRVGVTPAGGFWAGGLHLAGMPDDAFDVRYFPRWRTQRHQFGAAGYALLRTSKKQDAAWEFIKYSARLDTLTELFSTNQTTPARRSMLTTARYRETGPAHWRVFYDTLDKFPDTGPIPAPPQVAEVAQVLLKHTGTALASPRSVGPALRRMQGDLEKAMERDV from the coding sequence ATGACCGACTCGCACCTCTCCCGCCGCGCACTGCTGCGCTACGGCGCCTACGGCGCGGGGGCCGCGGCCCTCGCCGGCACCGCCGCGAGCTGGGACCGCCTCACCGGAGCGGACATACCGGGTCGCGACGACGGCTCCCTGGTCGTCGCGACCCTGGGTTCCGCGTTCTCCCCGGACGGAATCCGCGCGCTGGTCACCGGCTTCCGCAGGCTGCACCCCGACATCAAGGTCCGCATCAACGCCGTGCAGGCCGTGGACTGGTCGGACTTCTTCGCCAAGATCCTCACGCAGATCGCGGCGGGCACCGCGCCCGACCTGGTCTATGTGGCCACCGAGGGGGTGCAGTTGTTCGCCCGGCACCTGGGCGTGGCGCTGGACCGCTGGGTGCAGCGGGACGCGGCGGAGCTGACGGAGTACTTCGCCGACGTCCATCCCTCGCTGGTGGAGTCGATGATGTACGAGGGCAGCCTCTACCAGCTGCCGATCGAGTTCAACGCGGCCGACATGTACCTCAACACCCGGGTGGTGCGACGAGCGGGCGCGGACCTCCCGGCGGACGGCTGGACCCGGGACGACTTCACCGCGCTGCTGCGCCGGATGAAGAAGGCCAACGACGCGCACTTCACGCCGTACTTCTGGACGAACCGGCTCTGGGGCGGGGTGGTGCCGTGGCTGTTCGCGAACGGCACCAACCTGCTCGCCGAGTCCAAGGCCCCCGGCGGCCGCTGGCTGTGGGACGCCTTCTATCCGGCGGCGCAGCGGCAGGGCCGCGGCGGCGGCTTCCGCTGGACGACCCCGCAGGCCACCGGCGCCCGGGTCGAGGAGGCGTACGACTATCTCGCCGCCCTGATCGAGGAGGGGCTGTGCACCCGGCCCGAGGGCGGCAACGGCCAGAACCTCATCGGGGTGTTCTCCACCGGCCGGGTCGGCGTGACGCCCGCCGGCGGCTTCTGGGCGGGCGGTCTGCATCTGGCCGGCATGCCCGACGACGCCTTCGACGTGCGGTACTTCCCGCGCTGGCGCACCCAGCGGCACCAGTTCGGCGCGGCCGGATACGCGCTGCTGCGCACGTCGAAGAAGCAGGACGCGGCCTGGGAGTTCATCAAGTACTCGGCCCGGCTGGACACCCTGACCGAGCTGTTCTCGACCAACCAGACCACCCCGGCCCGCCGTTCGATGCTGACCACGGCCCGCTACCGGGAGACCGGCCCGGCGCACTGGCGGGTCTTCTACGACACCCTCGACAAGTTCCCCGACACCGGCCCCATTCCGGCCCCGCCGCAGGTCGCCGAGGTGGCTCAGGTACTGCTCAAGCACACCGGGACGGCTCTGGCGAGCCCGCGCTCGGTCGGGCCGGCGCTGCGGCGGATGCAGGGCGATCTGGAGAAGGCCATGGAGCGTGACGTATGA